The genomic window GGTTCGTGTTCGCCTAAGCACTGTTCATATTCGTCAATGAACCAACCCATTATTTTTTGTGGGGTCCCAATATCCGGGCCTGGGATATCTTTTCGTGTACCCATTACCAGCCTGATTTCACGGACATATTTTCTGCAGACGCGCTCTAATTCGCTATCGGATAACTTAAGCGTATCAGCGACTATGCCGCCTTTTGCGCCGCCAGCCGGAATACCAGCCAAAGCGTTCTTTATGGTCATCCAAAATGATAGCGCCACAACATCCTGATAGCTTTCCTCGGGGTGTATGCGTGTGCCTCCCTTGGTAGGTCCAAGCGCCGAATTATGCTGGACACGATAACCAGTGAAAGTTTTCACTTTCCCGTCGTCCATTCTTACCGGAAATCGTACCTTAAGGCTACGTTCCGGTTCGCGTAATTGCTCAATGACAGTTTCAGACAAACCCATACGCTTACCCACTAAATCCAATTGCTCCATAGCTGTTTCGTACGCTGTCTTTTTAGCCACAACAAGCCCTCCTTATTGTTAGTACCGAGACTTTTATGGTTAAGCTGATGCCCGCACACTAATTAATCTTAATCTCCAAGAGTTCGTCAAACCTGTTTACTACGTTTACGCCCGCTTGCCGCAGGGTCTCAATTTTAGATTCAACGGTGCCACTGCCCTTTTCTACAATTGCCCCCGCATGTCCCATTCGTTTGCCCTGGGGAGCGTTTTGACCCGCGATAAATGCATATACGGGTTTCGGATAAGAGGAGGTTTTAATATATTCTGCTGCCTGTTCCTCAGCGGCACCTCCGATTTCACCGATCATTATCACAGCTTTTGTCTCGTCATCATCGCGAAGCAATTGCAGCGCCTTCACAAAGCCTGTCCCGATAACCGGATCACCACCTATGCCCAAACAAGTCGACTGCCCTATTCCCCGAAAGGTAAGGTTAGAGGCTATTTCATGGGTAAGCGTCCCGCTTCTGGAAATGATGCCTACATTGCCTTCGCTATAGATGTAACCGGGCATAATACCAACCATGCCTTTTCCCGGGCTGATAACACCGATGGTATTGGGTCCGATAACATTGCACTTTGCGTTATCAGCAAGCGTTTTTATTTTTATTCCGTCGTGAACGGGTACATGCTCGGTGATTATTACGATTAACTCGATCCCACTTTCAATTGCCTCCACTGCAGCATCCAGAACAAACGGTGGAGGCACAAGAATCATGCTTGCATTACAATTGGTTGCGCTTTTAGCTTCCTTTACCGTATCAAATACCGGTACATTACAGACTTTTTGCCCGCCCCTGCCTGGAGTCACTCCTCCGACTACATGAACCCCATAATCGAGCATTTTTTGGGCATGGAACATCCCTTGTTTACCCGTTATTCCTTGAATTATGACCTTTGTGTTTTGGTTCACCAGTATAGCCATCTATATTCACCCTCTTACTCACCTGCTGCCTTTAGTTCTGCCAACAGTGTTTGTATAGCGTCCTCGGTAGTCCCGTGCTTTATGATTGGTACGCTGCGCTCCTCCAGTATCCGCCACCCTTCCTCCTGTCCATGCCCTCTCATTTTTACAACTA from Bacillota bacterium includes these protein-coding regions:
- a CDS encoding Glu/Leu/Phe/Val dehydrogenase gives rise to the protein MAKKTAYETAMEQLDLVGKRMGLSETVIEQLREPERSLKVRFPVRMDDGKVKTFTGYRVQHNSALGPTKGGTRIHPEESYQDVVALSFWMTIKNALAGIPAGGAKGGIVADTLKLSDSELERVCRKYVREIRLVMGTRKDIPGPDIGTPQKIMGWFIDEYEQCLGEHEP
- the sucD gene encoding succinate--CoA ligase subunit alpha, with protein sequence MAILVNQNTKVIIQGITGKQGMFHAQKMLDYGVHVVGGVTPGRGGQKVCNVPVFDTVKEAKSATNCNASMILVPPPFVLDAAVEAIESGIELIVIITEHVPVHDGIKIKTLADNAKCNVIGPNTIGVISPGKGMVGIMPGYIYSEGNVGIISRSGTLTHEIASNLTFRGIGQSTCLGIGGDPVIGTGFVKALQLLRDDDETKAVIMIGEIGGAAEEQAAEYIKTSSYPKPVYAFIAGQNAPQGKRMGHAGAIVEKGSGTVESKIETLRQAGVNVVNRFDELLEIKIN